CCCTGCTGTGACTGTCAGAAGGCACAACGTTTCCCTGACCACAGCTTCTCCTCTGGATCGTCAGGAAACAACTCCAGCTTATCTCACCTTCCTGTCTCGTCTGAGGGAACAAGCTGGCAACTCCAGAGCCAGAACTCTATTCTGCCCCAAAAGCAACCTCCTGGGTTCAGGAGCCATGGCACATCCCTGCCTTCTTCTCAGCACTCAGAGTTTGGGAAATTAGAACTTCTTCAGGCTCTAGAAGCTCTTTCATCCTCAAGACCTCAACACACTTTTATCAAAACTGCTTTTGAATCCCCAAATCTCTGCaaacaaaagaaatcaaagggTGAGAGAAGGAGCAAGGGTCATTTGACATCAGATCATGGGCAAAGTTCTATTTCCAAGGACAGGCCACAATTCCCACGATGGGCTCTGAATAGGCTCTATCCTTCTGCTAGGAGGGAGTTAGAGGAACACATGACTTGGAAGGTTTATACTTTGCAGAAACAAATTGTGCCTCTGCGAGTGAGGAAATCATGGGCGATGGTTCATGATCTCACTGAGGTACAAGGAGGAGAGTCCCTGAACCGGAGAAACCCCCACTCTTGCTACTGATGCCCATGAATCAAAGCACCAAGCAAAGTATAAACAATAGGTCCCCGGACCTTCCATCACTTCATCTCCACGAGCATATCAGAGCGGAATCTAGATTACGTGGCATGGAAACAAAACCTTCCCAGTCACTCATACTGGGTAATGTGTCACAACCTGGGGAGGGCCCCCAAATCCTTGGATTGGGGCCCGTGGTTACATCAGTGGGTGCTCCATCGCCCAAAGGTTTAGGAGTTCACATAATTAAAGAGGAAGTCACTTTCCTGCAGAAGGATCCAAAACATAGTCTAGAGCTTAGTACAGAGCAGAGGGCCACAGGTCTTCCAGACAAAAAGATACAACAGCCTACGGGCCAAGTGACTGATGTGGAGTTGACCCCAAGGTGACCATACCAAGTTACAGGTGGAAGACAGGTAACTCCACTGGCACTGTGTAAAGCCGTGGATTCAATGGGGGTCATCCCAGCGTCACACTCAGAACTGAGAGAACCAGTGGGTTTGTTCCCACAGCCACCAAATGAACTTGTGAAACCAATGGGAGCCATGGGAACAGTGAGGGTGAGCCCACAACTATTACACCAAGTCACAGAATCAGTGGAGGCCCCCCCACGGCTTCAACAACAAGTTATGCAATTAAACACGACTCCAGGACCACCAAACCGGGTCAAAGGTAATGTGACAATAACTCCTGAACCATTGCTTCAAGTCATGGATTCTACGGGGATGACTGAAAATCCACATCCTTGCAGAGAATCAGTGGGAATGACCTCAAGACCACAATACCAAGCCCTGGAGTCAGTGAAAAACAACACATTGTTGGAACATGAAGTCATAAAGCACAAgccacattttcaaaatttttcagaGGTGACTCCTGGGCCAGGCTATCAAGATACAGAAAATACGAGGCTGTCTTCTGATGCTCACCTCCAAGTGGCATCaacaccaaaaccaaacaaagggCTCCCAGTTGAAAATATGAAATCTGTTTTTTCCACTGTGGGACCAGTGTCACAACAGTCACACAGCAGTGTCACAACATCTGTGAAACTGACTTCAGAGCTACAGTTTCAAGGTGCGAAGTCTGAGGAGGAACTGAACCTAGTGCCAGGGCAGCTAGATATCAAGTTTTCTGCTTTAACATCAGGGCCAAAGTTTCAAGGTGCCACGTTCAGGGAACAAACCCCAGGATCAACACTGCATGGTGTGAGTTCCGTGGAGATGACTCCAGCATTAGGGCTTCAAGAATCCGAAGTAGCAAAAGTGCCCCCAGGGCCTCAAGGTATGAAACAGGCATATGAAGGGCCATGGGCACATGTCACATTTTGTGATCTGACATCAGGAACTCAAGTTCAACATGTGAAATCTTCAGAGTTGACCCCAGGACCTGAACAGCAAGGGGTTAAGCCTGGCATGTTACTACCAGAACCAGTGTTTCAAGGTATAAAATGTGTAGCAGCAGAACAAATGCCAAACTTGGAAAGTAGCATTTCCTACAGAGTACTCTCAGAGCCACAGATACCAGATGCAAAATCTATGGCACTGCCTCCTGGGCGATAGTTCCCGAGTATAAACTATTCTGAGTTGACCAGACCACAGTTACAGGGTATGAAATCTTCTGAATTATTCCAAGGATCACCCTTAGAAGATGTAAAACCTGTGGAGTATACCCCAGTCTCAAGGCTTCAAGGTACAAAATAAGACATGCAAATCCCAGAGCAACAGCTGGGAAAGATGAACTCTGTGGAGTTATTGACCTCACAGCCACATATGGAAGGTAGGAAACCTTTGCAATTGGTACCAAAGCCACAACTGGAAAATGCCACATCTATGTTAACCAATGGGCCACAGGTAGGTGGTGTGAAACTGGTGTTGACTCCAGGATCAATTCAAGATTTGAAACCTCAATTCATCTCAGGGTCAGAGCTGGAAGATAGGAAATCACTGGCCTTAACTCCAAGGCAGCGTTTAAGACGAATGAAATCTATGTGGATAACCCCACGTCCACAAGGTGAGAAACGTGGACAAATCTCATGGCCACGGAGAGAAGTCAGATCTGTGAAAATCACCCCAGATTCAAAGCCACAAGCTGTGAAATCTGTGGATTTGACTCTGCATTGAAGAATTCCAGAATTAAAAACTGTGGAACTGGTCCCAAGAACACAACTAGAACAAGTGAAAGCTGGGACACTGAAACTTGGGCCAAAGGGGCAAAGTGAAGATTCTGGGCCTTCTGCACGAGGGCCATTGCTCCAAGGGCCTTCACTGCGAGGTGTGAAACCTGAAGAGCTGACACTTCAGAGCCACAAATGCAAGATACGACATTTATGGGGACTATTCCATGCTTAAAGCTCCAAAGTTTGGGATCTGTAGAGGAGACCCCGGATCCTCCCCTGAGCTGCAGTGTGGACAATCTGTGAACCCAGAGGTAAAATCTCTGAATGAACCCAGAAGACAAAAGtctcaagaaagaaaatctgTGGAATTTGCCTCAAGGCAACAGCTTCAAGAGGTGGCACTGGTGAATTTAACTCCTGGGCCAGAACAGGATGGCGAGAGATCTGTAATCTCACCAGGTCAGCAATGTGTGAATTCAGAGCAATCAAAGAGAGTCTAAATCAGAAGATGGGAAGTCTCTGGAGTTAATTCCAGAGAGTAAATTTAGGAGGAAACTTAGTAGACCTCAACTTTGAGCTACCATCAAAAGGTATGAAATCATCTGAATTGGCTCTAGAATCAAACACAGAAGGTGTAAGACCTAAAGAGTTCAAACTTGAACCACCAATGCAAACCAACAGGTCTCCCAAATTGGTATCAGGACCACAGTTGCACAAAGAGAAACTCTTGAGGTCAACTTCAGAGCCACAGCTTGAAAGTAAGAGATGTGTTCAGTGGATACCCGGACCTGAGTTCCAAAGTGTTAAGTTGATAAATCTTGGGTCACACCCTCAAGGTGTCCAATCTGCAAAGATGAAATCACTGTCACAATTAAGAGATCTAAAGTCATCTGAATTGACTCGAGGGCCCAAATCTCAAGGTGCAACATGCAAGAGGTTCAGCCTTGGGTCACAGCTGCAGACTGTGAAAACCCCTAAGTTGCCCTCACAACCACAGCTGTAAAAAGGGAAATTGCTAGTGCCAACCTCAGTGCCACAGCTTCAAGGTACAAAAACTGTGGAGTGGATTCAAGGGT
This genomic interval from Manis javanica isolate MJ-LG chromosome 1, MJ_LKY, whole genome shotgun sequence contains the following:
- the LOC118970729 gene encoding uncharacterized protein → MGVIPASHSELREPVGLFPQPPNELVKPMGAMGTVRVSPQLLHQVTESVEAPPRLQQQVMQLNTTPGPPNRVKGNVTITPEPLLQVMDSTGMTENPHPCRESVGMTSRPQYQALESVKNNTLLEHEVIKHKPHFQNFSEVTPGPGYQDTENTRLSSDAHLQVASTPKPNKGLPVENMKSVFSTVGPVSQQSHSSVTTSVKLTSELQFQGAKSEEELNLVPGQLDIKFSALTSGPKFQGATFREQTPGSTLHGVSSVEMTPALGLQESEVAKVPPGPQGMKQAYEGPWAHVTFCDLTSGTQVQHVKSSELTPGPEQQGVKPGMLLPEPVFQGIKCVAAEQMPNLESSISYRVLSEPQIPDAKSMALPPGR